The Polaribacter sp. KT25b genome contains the following window.
ACAGACCATGTTCCGTTAGATTTAGAATCTTTTACTCCTTGCTTATTAATAAACCAGGCAGAAAAAGTACCATCTGCATTGTATTTAGATTGCGCAATTCTATCAGGATTATTATCAAATTCATCTTCATAAACAGATAAAGAATCAGTTTTATTTGCTGTTGGCATTTCTATTTTTAAATAGGTTGTTTGCCAGGAATCTACCATAAAATCTTGCAACATTTTTTCTTTTTTACAAGACACAATAAGTATTCCAAAAAGGATAATTACTAGAAATTTAACAACTTTCATTTCGTATAAAATTTAATGTTACAAGATAACTAAATTAAAAAGTGATTTCAAAATTGAATAGTATAATAAAAACATAAAATTACAATTGCGATAATGGTAAAAATTTACTTCTAAATTTAATAATTAACGGAACTCCTCTTGCTAAAATCCAAAGTGTAAAAGCAATCCAGATAGCAACTAATTTATAATCTAGCCAATCAAAAAAGAAAATTGTGGGTATAAAAACGAGTCCTGTAGATAAAATTAATACATTTCTTAAATATTTCATTTCTCCCATTCCTTTAAACATTCCGTCAAAAATAAATGTTATTGCACTTATGGGTTGCGTTAAAATTACAATCCAAAAAACATGATAAAACTGTTCTAAAACTAAAGATTCTTTAGTAAAAACCTGCCCAATAAAATTATAAAAAACAGTACTTAATAATGCTATAAAAACACCAGTAGCAAGACCATATTTTGTTAACTTATTACTTAATTTAAGTAACGTTTTGTAATCTTTTGCACCTAATAATTTACCAGCTAAAATATTACCAGCGCTTGAATATCCATCAATCATAAAAGCACCTAACAACCAAAGATTTAAACCAATTGTATAAGCAGCAATATATTCTTTACCATAACCTGTAGCAAATGCAGTTGCAAAATACAAAGCTGTATTTAAAGCAATTGTTCTTATAAATAAGTTGCCAATCATACCCATTAAATTGGGAATTTCTTTATGAAAAGGTAAACTTATTTTTAATGAAATCGATGTTTTTTTCATCAATAAAACCAATGCAATTATTGCCATTGTTATTTGAGCTATTACACTTGCATACGCAGCACCTTCAATATGCATTGCAGGAATAAAACCTTCTATACCGTAAACAAAAATAATGTCTAAAAAAATGTTTAATAAAGCTCCGCAAATTGCAATTATCATTGGATAAAAGGTGTTTTGTAAACCTCTAAAAATTCCAAATATAGAAAATACGAAAAGCGAAAAAGGAAAGCCAAAAATTCTAATTTTAAAGTAAATAACACAAGCTTCTAAAACTGATCCAGATGCATTATAAAATTGAAAAATTTGAGCTGCAAAAGGATAAGAAATTGCCAAAATTAGTAAACTTCCAACAACTACAATTGCAATTGCTTGTGCTGGCAACGTATTTATTTCATCCAATTTATTGGCGCCAACATATTGAGAAATAATAGAAGAAATTGCACTTCTAATTTGTCCAAAAACCCAAACAAGCATAGAAATAAATGCGCCAACAATGCCAACAGCCGCCAAACTTTCTGTTGCGTTTTTATCCATATTACCAATAATTGCGGTGTCTGTAATAGATAATAAAGGTTCTGCAATACCTGCAATTAAAGCCGGAATTGCCAGTTTATTTATACGTTTAAAGCTAATGTCTGTTTTCACAAAAATATATTTTTAACAAAGGTACATATCTAAAAAGTTCTAAATTGTTTTACTTTCTGAAAAATGAGTAACTTTGCAACCTATAAACTTGTATTATGAAAAACATTTTAGTACCAATTGGATCTACAGAAAGTGCACAAAACACTTTACAATATGCCATCGATTTTGCATCAGAAGTAAATGCAAATGTTCTTGTTTTTAGAGCTTACAGCGCACAAACTAAAGCAGGAATTATGAAAAATGTGAACTCAATTATTGAACGTGAAACAAATTTGTATTTACGAGCAATTGTAAATTCTGTGGATAGAAAAAATGTAGCTGTAAAATTAATTTCTGCAAAAGGTACTTTGGTAGATAGTGTAGAATCTATTGATAGCAAATTAGACATCGATTTAATAATTGTTGGTGCAAAAAGTAATTCTATAAAAGAAGAAGTTTTTTTAGGAAAAACTGCAGGAAAACTTGTTAAACAAACAGATATACCTCTCTTAACGGTTCCTGATGGATATAAATACGTGCCTATTAAAAACATTTTAATGGCATTTAACTCTGGAATTGTAAAAAGTAAAACAGTTTTAATACCATTGCAATTAATTGCTAAGAAATTTAATCCTGAAATAAATTTACTACAAGTAAAAACTGCCGATTATACAGACGAAGACTTGGTGTTAGATAAAGATTTAGAAAAGCTAAAAACTTCTTTAACTATAACAGAAAATGCAACAGCTTTTCAAGGAGTTTTAGAACATTTTCAAAAATTCAACCCAGATATGTTGTGCGTTTTTAGACGTAAAAGAGGTTTCTTTAAAAAATTATGGGAAAAAAGTACTGTTTTAAAAGAAGAGTTTCATACAAATATTCCTTTGTTAGTTTTAAAAGGAAAATAAATTAATATTTTAAATCTGCTGGTTCAATAAAATCAATTGCTGGATTATAAATTTCTTTAATATATTCTTTTAATTCAGTAATAAATTCTTCTAGTTTTTCTGATGATATATTATGATCAGGATTTCTATAATTTGATGAAAATTTAATAGCTAAAAATCCGTTATTTAAATTTTTAAAAGAATAAATTCCACCTTTTAAATTTTTTGAAAAATCATGTTTTTTATTCTTTGAATATAAATAAGCATACAATAAAACCTGAATAGCTTTGTATTGCTGTTTTTCTCTTAATTGTTCAAAATCTAGTACTTTTAATTCTGCACTTTGTACCATTCCAGATTTATAATCAATAATTCTAATTTCTCCATTTAACTCATCAACTCTATCTACATTTCCATGAATTTTTATTGGGAAATTAATTCCGTCGATTTCTATTTCTGCGGATAAATTTTCTTCTGTTGCAATAATTTTTAATTGATTATTTTTATCTTTTAACAATGTCTTTTCTTGCGATAAAAAATTAGTTACAAATCTATTGGCAACTTCAAAAATTAAACGATTTTTACCTGTTGATAAATCGCCATTTTTAAAATGGATTTTAAAATGTTTTACCACCAAATCTTTAGCTATTTTTTCCATGTCTAAAATGGCATCCACAGTTAA
Protein-coding sequences here:
- a CDS encoding MATE family efflux transporter, which translates into the protein MKTDISFKRINKLAIPALIAGIAEPLLSITDTAIIGNMDKNATESLAAVGIVGAFISMLVWVFGQIRSAISSIISQYVGANKLDEINTLPAQAIAIVVVGSLLILAISYPFAAQIFQFYNASGSVLEACVIYFKIRIFGFPFSLFVFSIFGIFRGLQNTFYPMIIAICGALLNIFLDIIFVYGIEGFIPAMHIEGAAYASVIAQITMAIIALVLLMKKTSISLKISLPFHKEIPNLMGMIGNLFIRTIALNTALYFATAFATGYGKEYIAAYTIGLNLWLLGAFMIDGYSSAGNILAGKLLGAKDYKTLLKLSNKLTKYGLATGVFIALLSTVFYNFIGQVFTKESLVLEQFYHVFWIVILTQPISAITFIFDGMFKGMGEMKYLRNVLILSTGLVFIPTIFFFDWLDYKLVAIWIAFTLWILARGVPLIIKFRSKFLPLSQL
- a CDS encoding universal stress protein; the protein is MKNILVPIGSTESAQNTLQYAIDFASEVNANVLVFRAYSAQTKAGIMKNVNSIIERETNLYLRAIVNSVDRKNVAVKLISAKGTLVDSVESIDSKLDIDLIIVGAKSNSIKEEVFLGKTAGKLVKQTDIPLLTVPDGYKYVPIKNILMAFNSGIVKSKTVLIPLQLIAKKFNPEINLLQVKTADYTDEDLVLDKDLEKLKTSLTITENATAFQGVLEHFQKFNPDMLCVFRRKRGFFKKLWEKSTVLKEEFHTNIPLLVLKGK